Part of the Nitrospinota bacterium genome, GGTGGGCGGTGTGTGGTCGCTGTCATGCAGCACGATGCCCCCGGCGGTCAGCTCGCGCAGGTGTTCGTCCATGCTCCGGCGGTCAAGCGCGGCGAGGATGTCCGCCGCGGGCTGGGGCGCGAAGACCGGGTCGGCGTCGATGCATATCTGGATGAAGTTATGGCCGCCCCGGACGCGCGACATGTAGTCCTGCGTGGCCAGCAGGCGGTAGCCCGCGCGGGCGAGCAGCTTCAGCAACAGATCGGATACGGTGACGAGTCCCTGTCCGGCCATGCCGCCGAGCGTGAGCGTTGTCTGTGGCATAATCGCCTCCCGATAAAGGAATCCATGACAAATGCCGCCGAACACAACGCGGCCGCCCCGCGCCGTGGCGGGGCCGGCCGGAACGTTGTTATTTCAACAGGCGGTTTTCCACGGTCTTCCAGTTGATGTTCGTGAAGAAATCGTCGATGTAGCGCCCCCGTTCGGTCGGTTTCAGGTAGGCGGTCCACGCGTGTTCCCACACGTCCATCACGAGGAGAGGCGCGAAGCCGGCGGGATGCCCTTCTTCATGCAGGCCTATCCAGTGGTTGCTCAAAAAGCCGGTATCGGGATCCTTGTACAGGATTGCCCAGCCGACGCCGCGCATTGCCGCGATCTTGCGGAATTCGATTTCCCAGTTTTCCCAGCAACCGAAGGCTTCATCAAAGGCGGCCTTCACCGCGGAGCCGGGTTCGCCGCGGCCGCCGAGGTTATCGAAATACAGCTCGTGCAATCTCATGCCGTTGTATTCGAAGCCGAGGCGGCGGACAAGCTCGCAGAACTCCGTCGAGCCGGCCTCGCCTTTTTCCACGATGCCGGCGATCTTTTCGCGCAGCAGGTTCGTGTTCGTCACGTAGCCGTTGTAGAGTTTCAGGTGCTCGTCGATCTCGGTTTGCGTTATCCCGCGCAGCTTGTCAAGCCCCGGAAATGTTTTGGGTGCATATTTGGTCAGTGTTTCTAATAGCGGAGACATAAAATTCCTCCAGCGGCGGCGCGCGGAATGCGCGCGCCGTCAAAAGGGGTTTTGTTCTTGAGTGGTTCCGTTTTGGAAAGCGGCCGGCCGTGAGCCGTCCGCCGTATTTGCGCAAAAAATGCCCCCCTGCCCGATTTGCGAAATTGATTCGCCCGAAACTCCCGCTGCCATTGGGCAGGAGCATATACTTCTCCTTCTTTACTTGCCTCCATTTTACACCCGTTTCGTGAAATGGTGTGGGAGCAGGGGGATTTGATCCGGCGTTTGGCGCCCCATAAAACGGGAAATATGGGATAATAAATGCATTATCAGGCGCGCGAAGAGGCGCGCCCAAACTGCATCAACGATATCTACCTGAAAGGAGCATCCAATGAAAAAATGGAAATGCCAAGTTTGCGGATACATTCACACCGGCAACGAAGCGCCGGACAGCTGCCCCGTTTGCTACTCTCCCAAATCGAAGTTCGTGGAAGCGACCGGTGCCGAGCAGATGAATCTTGCGGGCTACCTCGACGCGAACATCAAAGGGGAAACCTGGGAAGTGACCCACTATATGGCGATGGCGCTGAAGGCGCAGACGCTCGGCATGCCGGAAGTGGCGGAAACGCTCTTGCGGATAGCCGGGGAAGAGGCCTATCACGGCAGCAACTTCATCCTGCGCGGGCACAAGGCGGCGGGTCTCAAGGGCAAGATAGACACCAGCAGCCAGCTTGCCGACGACCTGAAGAAAGATATGGAAATGATGCTCAAAGGCGAGTACGGCGCGCACAAGGGAAAGAACGAGGCGGCCGCGATGGCGCGGGCGGAAGGGTTTGACGAGTTGGCCGGCTTTTTCAAGATAGCGGCGGAAGACGAATCACGCCACGCCAAGATGCTGGAAGGGCTTTTGAAAAAGTACTTTTAATTGATGTTTTGTCATTCTGAGCCAACGGTGAAGAATCCCTTTCCGGAAAGAGATCCTTCGCTACGCTCAGGATGACAAAAAAAACGGCGCGGCTTTTTGGGCCGCGCCGGGTATGTGCGTGGAATGCGACTTAGATTTCGTACGGGGGGCGCATGGCGCGCAGGGCCGCCACCCGCTTTTCCATCGGCGGATGCGTGCTGAAAAGGCTCAGCAGGCCGCCGCCCGTGAGCGGGCTGACGATGAACATGTGGGCCGTCGCCGGTTCCGCGTCCATCGGGATGACCTGTGCGCCGCGGCTGATCTTTTCCAGCGCCGAGGCGAGCGCCTCGGGGTTCCGCACCAGCGCCGCGCCGGTCCGGTCCGCGCCGTATTCGCGCGTGCGGCTGATGGCCATCTGCACCAGCATTGCCGCGATCGGGGCAAGGATCATCATCAGTATCATCACCGCCGGGTGCGAGCCGCCTTCGCGGTCATTGCCGCGTCCGCCGCCGAAGATCATCGCCCACTGCGCCATGTTCGCCAGCATGCTGATGGCGCCGGCGATGGTGGCCGCTATGGTGCCGATGAGAATGTCGCGGTTTTTAACGTGCGCGATTTCGTGCGCCAGCACGCCCGCCAACTCGTCCTTCGACAGCATCCGCATGATGCCGTCGGTGACCGCCACCGCCGCATGCTCCGGATTGCGTCCGGTGGCGAAGGCGTTGGGCTGCTCCGACGGAATGATATAAATCTTGGGCATCGGGATGCCGGCCGCCTGCGTGATCTGCCGTACCGTGGTGTGCAGTCCCGGCGCATCGGCCTCGGAAACCTCACGCGCGTTGTACATCCTGAGAACGATCTTGTCGCTCCAGTAGTATGAAACGAAGTTCATTATAACGGCGAAGGCAAAGGCCATCACCATGCCGCTCTGCCCTCCCAAGGCGCTTCCCGCCGCCACAAGGATGACGGACATTGCCGCAAGAAGAAAGGTCGTCTTAAGAATGTTCATCGCTGTACTGGATCCTCCAATATGGTTATTTATGGATTGATAAGACCTCCCGGAAAGGAAGTCAATGCTGACTGATACCCCACATGATTGAACCAATAATAACACATTTTAGTCAGATATTAACCTGTGCGGCACGAAAATAAACCGAATATTAAGGGCGGGGTTGCCAGAAGCATTGGGGAATATGGTTCGGAGTTTGAGGGCTATAAAAAAAGACCCGGAACAGCGGACTGTTCCGGGCCGTGCGTATATGCGGGAAAAACCGATTAGCGTTTTTCCATGCCAGCCGGCTGCTTGGTTACCTGCTGGGCGATCAGGTCGCCCTTGCCGTTGTCAATGAGGTCATGCCACACATTGGCGGGGGCGACCACAACGGAACCGGGGCCCACTTGGATGACTTCTTCCTTGCCATCGTCCAGCTTGAATGTGCCGGTGCCCGCAATCACGGTGAATATCTGGTCACCGGTGGGGTGTTTGTGATAGCCGATGCCCTGCTTGGCCTTGTAGTAGTACACATCAAGGGTCAGCACATCGGTCTTCACCAAGGTGACTTTGCTCACCGTCCCGTCAGTAAATACTTTGCTCTTATTGATATCGTTCTGTTGTATGGCCATAGTGTATCTCCTGTTGAAAAAACTGTTTACAACCCAATACGCAAATTAAACCACGGGAATATCGTATCCCGATAATGTAACAGGGTCAATTGACCCCGGTTGTTGTTTATCAGCGGGCGCCGCCCGGACTTTGGGCGGGGGGCGTTTCGTTAACCTCCGGGCTGTTGCCGGAAAGTTCGGGTACCCGCATCACGCCCGCTTTTTCATGTTTTTTCTCGTAGAGCAGGATGAGGCTGATGCGCCGGTTCCGCTCGTCGCGCGGGTTGTATTTAATCAGCGGTTCGGTGTCGGCGTAGCCCACCACCCGCGCGATGCGGTAGGGGTCGATGCCGTTTTCCTCCAGCAGCTTGCGCGCGGACAGGGCGCGGTTGGCGGATATTTCCCAGTTGGTGACGCCGTTGACGTTATACGGAGTGGCGTCGGTGTGCCCTTCCAGCGCCACGCGGTTGGTGGTCTCCTTGATGTTGTCCGAGATCATCTTCATCACTCTTTTGCATTTTTCGGTGGGGACGACGCTGCCCGGCTCGAACATCCGGCTTCCCTCCTTGTCCACCAGCTGGATGCGGACGCCCCCTTCGAAGATGTCGATCATCACCTGGTCCTTGAGTTCGTCGAACTTCTCGGTGACCGCGCCGGTGATCTTGTCTTTCATCTGCTCGGCGGTCACTTCGGATGCGGCCCCCTTGGTAAGATCCATGTTTTGGGGCGTTTGCTGGTTGCCGCCGGGTTGCGCCACGATCCCTTTGGTTCCCTCGAAGAAGGATGAGCCGGATTCCTTGAAGACGGAGAACTGCTTGAAGTACTCCGCCATAACGATCCGTTTTTCCGGCGAGACCATGGCAAGCAGCCAAAGCAGCAGGAAGAAGGCCATCATGGCGGTCACGAAGTCGGCGTACGCCACTTTCCACGATCCGCCGTGGGCGCCTCCGTGCCCCTTCTTCACTTTTTTGATGATGATGGGCTGTTTGCCGTCTTTTTTCGGATCGGCCATTAATTATTTCTTAACCTTTGAAATGGCGGTTTCCACTTCCGCGAAGGATGGACGCACCTGATGCGGGATGACACGGCGGCCGAATTCCACGGCCACCTGCGGCGCCTCGCCCCGGACGAACGCCACGAGGATCACTTTGAGCATCATCAGGTATTGGTGGTCTTCGGTGGCGAGCGCCTCGAGGTTTTTGGACATCGGCCCGACGTAGCCGTAGCAGAGCAGCACGCCGAGGAAGGTGCCGACCAGGGCCGCGCCAACGTGGTGTCCCAGCACGGAGGGCGGCTCGTCGATCTTGCCCATGGTGATAACGACGCCGAGCACCGCCGCCACGATACCGAGGCCGGGCAGCGCGTCCGCCACGTTGCCGATAACCTTCGACGGGGTGAGCGCCTCTTCGTGGTGGGCTTCCAGTTCGGCGTCCAGCAGCGCGTCCAGATCGTGGGCCGCGATGGAGGTGCTCATCACCGTGCGGAGCGTATCGGTGACGAAATCGAGAAAGCCGTGATTGGCGCTGAACTTCTTGTACTTTTTAAAGATGGGGCTGTTTTTCGGTTTTTCCACGTCTTCTTCGATGGAGATCAGCCCTTCGCGGCGTATCTTGAAAAATATCTCGCTCATCAGGCTCAGCGCTTCCAGGTAATCGGCCTTTCCGTAGGTTTTGCCGCTGAGTATCCGCTTTATGTCGGCGAACACCAGCTTGATGATCTTGGGCGGAGCCTGGATGATGAAGCCGCCGAGGGCCGCGCCGCCGATGATGAGCAGTTCCGCCGGCTGCAAAAGAACCGAGAAGTTGCCGTGTTCGAGGGCATACCCCCCCAGCACACATCCGAGAACGACGATGGCGCCGATTACCGCAAACATCTATTCGACACTCCTTCGGTTTTCCCGGAGTTCCCGGAAGATTTCACGCTGGCGCAAAAATACATAGTGAATAAGTCTATCCCGGATTTCCTCGTCCATGGGGGAAAAGTTCACCCACAGCCGCCCCTGTTCCGCCTTTACCGCCTTGCCGTAAATGTAGAGCGCCACCGGCGGGGCAACCGGGAGCATCATCTTCATCTCCACCCTGTCGCCCGGCGCGGCCGGCGCGGCAAACGGAAGGCAGATGCCGCCGCCGCTCAATTCCACCGAAAGGTGTGGCATGTGGCAAAACTCCTCCCGTTCCTTTTCCAGCAGGCTGAGGATGGCGTCAAGTTTCGCGTTGAGCATCCGCAGCCACGCCGAAAGTAATCTATCGTCATGTTCCGGCAAATCCTTGAACTCCGCCTGGAGCAGGTCGGTGGAAACGCGGGATTTAAGTTCCTCCGCGTCGGCCGGGAGCACCCGCGCCTCAATCGGAATGAACGCGTCCACCTTGGAGTAATCCCCGTGGACGGAACTTTCCCATTGCTCTTTTTTTTGTTCTTCCATATCGCCGATGTTGATTACTTTACCATACGGCTGAACGGCTGCCACCAATCGTTTTACCCCGATGCACTCTAATGAAACGTTTCACTTTATCCGTTTGCGCCGCAAATACCCCGGCGGCGCAAACGCATTTGTAAACAGTCAATTATTGGGCCTTGCGGCCCCTATAAGAGAATATCAAACCAGACGGAGGAGTAGCAACCCTAAAAGAGCCGCCAGCCCGGCGGGAACGATCACCTCGCCCGTGGCGCTTCCGAGCAGCAGCAGGTGGTAGATGAAGAGAAAATCCTGCTTCAGCGACATTTTGCTGCTTCCCTCCGTCCGCTGGTTGAAGACGTAGGGTACCTCGATGCTTTTTGTAAATTTCCCCCGCACCAGCACTTCGAGGAAAATCTTGAAGCCGGTCGGCGAGAGTTTTTTCAGGTTTACCCGGTCCGCCTTGAAGAGGAAACAGCCAGTGGTGGTGTCGTGAATCCCCCAGAGCGTTTTGGGGAGCAGTATTTTGGCTATGATGTTCGCCACGTTCGATATGACCACGCGGTACCACGCCCAGTCCTGGGTGCCGCCCCCCTCCACCTTGCGGCTGGCGATGGCCATGTCGGCGTTTTCCCGCACCGCCGCTTCGTACAGGCGGCGGATGATGTCGGGCGGATGCTGCAGGTCGGAATCGATGACGGCGAAATGCGCGCCGCCCGCCGCTTCCCAGCCGCGCACCACGGCGGTGGCAAGCCCCCGCTCGGTGGTGCGGCATATCACCTTGAGGCCGGGATAGCGTTCTTTGAGAGCTTCGGCGGTCTTGGCGGTGCCGTCCGGCGAGTTGTCGTCCACCACGATCATCTCCACGGTCACGCCGCTCCCGGCAAAGCTGCCGTGCACGCGGCGGAGCAGTTCGGCGATGTTCTTCGCCTCGTTGTAGGTGGGCATTACCAGTGAAATTGCGGGGGCCGTCATGCGGGGAAGTCTACCAGAAACCGCGCGCCGCGCGAAACGCCATTCCGTTTTTAACCACGAATAACACGAATAGCACGAAGAGGGAAGAATTTCGCCGGATATTTGGGCAATATAGCGGTATGCGGTAGAATAATTCAGGCGAGGATATAGAAAATGACCATGGAAACATTGCTCAAAGAGAAGCGGCGGGAAATCCTGCGCATTGCCCGTGAGTATGGTGCGAGCAGAATCCGTATATTTGGTTCCGTCGCGCGGGGTGAAGACCGGCCCGATAGCGATGTCGATTTTCTTGTCGAAATGGAAGATGGGCGCAGCCTTCTCGACATCGGCGGCATGCAAATGGACCTTCAAGACCTGTTGGGAAGGAAGGTGGATGTTGTTACCGAAAAAGGGATGCGCCCTCGGATAAAAGACAGGGTATCAAAAGAAGCCGTTTCCCTATGAGGGATGACCGCCAGCGCATTCTGGATATTCTGGAAGCGATAGAGAAGATCGAAAAGCATACCTGTGGCGGCAAAACGGCATTTGAAGAAGACGAACTGATCCAAACATGGGTTGTCTACCACCTTCAGATCATCGGCGAAGCGGCCAGCAAGATTTCCGACGCCGGCAAAGAAAAATATTCCGCGGTTCCCTGGCGCAAAATAATCGGCATGAGGAATACCCTTGTTCACGGATATTTTGGGGTGGATGCCGATGTCGTGTGGGCGGCTGTGAAGAATGACTTGCCAGCCCTCAAGGAATCGCTTGGGAATCCCCCATTACCGCTATAGTTTCCTGATATATGAAGAAGTATCGGCCTTGCCCGTGCTTGTAACCACACCATTAAAGTTGTGAAGTTGTGAATTTGCTTTTTCTGAATAGGTGGTTAACTCTTTTTTGAGATCTTCATAAAGCCGTTTTGCTTCCTCATTGTTATACGTTGCACACACCTTGTCACAGAATTCAATAAGGTGTTTATTAAGTACTGGGGTTATTTTAGAATATTTCTTGAGCCAGTCAATATTTCCCTCAAAGCGCGATTCCGTGAGGTGGACAAGCCTTTGACTAGAATTTGTGTAAAAATCACCAAATCGTGTTTCTATTTTCCAGTTTAAATCAAACTTGCCTAACCAAACGTCATTTTCAAAATGCCTCTTGTCCATGGTGAAGAATTCAACTAAGCATCGGCAATGGGCTATGTAGCTGTCCAATGTGGCCTGCCACTCAACTCTTTCCCTATCACTTCCACTTCTCTTTTTCCCAAAGGAACTGTCTGTAAGAAGCAACAAGGTCTCGTTCATCATCCACGCTTCAAATTGGATGTGTTTGTGGCGATCTATAAGGTAGTTTCCATCTTTATTGCTATTCATGGCAAAACATTATACATGAAAGGCTATGTGGCTGTTGCTGTCGTGTCGGGAGGGTGGTGTTTGGGGGTAGGGGCAACGTTTTACTTGTTGGGTTATCAGCCTTTCTGGAGGTCGCTGGGGAGTTGCAAGGTGATGCCGTTGACGGCGGAGGAGCGCGGGCCGGCGAGGAAGAGGATCGCGTCGGCCACCTGCTCCGGTTTCAGCTTCGGGCCGTCGAAGCCGGGGAAGGCGTCGCGCAGCATGCCGGTGTCCACCGCGCCGGGGGCCACCGCGTTCACGCGGATGCCGTATTGTTTTCCTTCTTCCGCCAAGGCTTCGGTGATGCCGATCACGGCAAACTTCGACGCGCAGTAGACCGAGAACCCCGGAAACTTCTTCGCCCCCTGCACACCCGAAAGGGACGATACGCTGACGATGCTGCCTCCCTTGGCCTTCATCAGCCCAAACGCCTCGCGGCAGCAGAGGAAGACAGCGGCGGCGTTCACCTGCATCACGCGGTGGTACTCCGCCATCGAAACATCCTCGACGTACGCGCCGGAAAAAACCCCGGCGTTGTTCACCAAAATATCGAGCGTTCCATACATGGTTTGGATATGCGCGAAAAGGGCGATGACCGCTTTTTCGTCCGCCATGTCGCATTCAACCGTTTCGGCTTCGCCGCCGGCATCGGCAATCAGCCGCGCGGTTTCGTTCAACTCGTTCTCCGAGCGCGCGCAGACGATCACCCGCGCCCCCTCTTTGGCCAGCAACAGCGCCACGGCCCGGCCTATGCCGCGCCCCGCG contains:
- a CDS encoding superoxide dismutase; the encoded protein is MSPLLETLTKYAPKTFPGLDKLRGITQTEIDEHLKLYNGYVTNTNLLREKIAGIVEKGEAGSTEFCELVRRLGFEYNGMRLHELYFDNLGGRGEPGSAVKAAFDEAFGCWENWEIEFRKIAAMRGVGWAILYKDPDTGFLSNHWIGLHEEGHPAGFAPLLVMDVWEHAWTAYLKPTERGRYIDDFFTNINWKTVENRLLK
- a CDS encoding nucleotidyltransferase family protein, whose amino-acid sequence is MTMETLLKEKRREILRIAREYGASRIRIFGSVARGEDRPDSDVDFLVEMEDGRSLLDIGGMQMDLQDLLGRKVDVVTEKGMRPRIKDRVSKEAVSL
- a CDS encoding polyprenol monophosphomannose synthase, with product MTAPAISLVMPTYNEAKNIAELLRRVHGSFAGSGVTVEMIVVDDNSPDGTAKTAEALKERYPGLKVICRTTERGLATAVVRGWEAAGGAHFAVIDSDLQHPPDIIRRLYEAAVRENADMAIASRKVEGGGTQDWAWYRVVISNVANIIAKILLPKTLWGIHDTTTGCFLFKADRVNLKKLSPTGFKIFLEVLVRGKFTKSIEVPYVFNQRTEGSSKMSLKQDFLFIYHLLLLGSATGEVIVPAGLAALLGLLLLRLV
- a CDS encoding DUF86 domain-containing protein, which codes for MRDDRQRILDILEAIEKIEKHTCGGKTAFEEDELIQTWVVYHLQIIGEAASKISDAGKEKYSAVPWRKIIGMRNTLVHGYFGVDADVVWAAVKNDLPALKESLGNPPLPL
- the htpX gene encoding zinc metalloprotease HtpX, with the translated sequence MNILKTTFLLAAMSVILVAAGSALGGQSGMVMAFAFAVIMNFVSYYWSDKIVLRMYNAREVSEADAPGLHTTVRQITQAAGIPMPKIYIIPSEQPNAFATGRNPEHAAVAVTDGIMRMLSKDELAGVLAHEIAHVKNRDILIGTIAATIAGAISMLANMAQWAMIFGGGRGNDREGGSHPAVMILMMILAPIAAMLVQMAISRTREYGADRTGAALVRNPEALASALEKISRGAQVIPMDAEPATAHMFIVSPLTGGGLLSLFSTHPPMEKRVAALRAMRPPYEI
- a CDS encoding cupin domain-containing protein, which produces MAIQQNDINKSKVFTDGTVSKVTLVKTDVLTLDVYYYKAKQGIGYHKHPTGDQIFTVIAGTGTFKLDDGKEEVIQVGPGSVVVAPANVWHDLIDNGKGDLIAQQVTKQPAGMEKR
- a CDS encoding PilZ domain-containing protein — translated: MAAVQPYGKVINIGDMEEQKKEQWESSVHGDYSKVDAFIPIEARVLPADAEELKSRVSTDLLQAEFKDLPEHDDRLLSAWLRMLNAKLDAILSLLEKEREEFCHMPHLSVELSGGGICLPFAAPAAPGDRVEMKMMLPVAPPVALYIYGKAVKAEQGRLWVNFSPMDEEIRDRLIHYVFLRQREIFRELRENRRSVE
- a CDS encoding SDR family oxidoreductase, whose protein sequence is MGPLDGKTALVTGAGRGIGRAVALLLAKEGARVIVCARSENELNETARLIADAGGEAETVECDMADEKAVIALFAHIQTMYGTLDILVNNAGVFSGAYVEDVSMAEYHRVMQVNAAAVFLCCREAFGLMKAKGGSIVSVSSLSGVQGAKKFPGFSVYCASKFAVIGITEALAEEGKQYGIRVNAVAPGAVDTGMLRDAFPGFDGPKLKPEQVADAILFLAGPRSSAVNGITLQLPSDLQKG
- a CDS encoding OmpA family protein; this translates as MADPKKDGKQPIIIKKVKKGHGGAHGGSWKVAYADFVTAMMAFFLLLWLLAMVSPEKRIVMAEYFKQFSVFKESGSSFFEGTKGIVAQPGGNQQTPQNMDLTKGAASEVTAEQMKDKITGAVTEKFDELKDQVMIDIFEGGVRIQLVDKEGSRMFEPGSVVPTEKCKRVMKMISDNIKETTNRVALEGHTDATPYNVNGVTNWEISANRALSARKLLEENGIDPYRIARVVGYADTEPLIKYNPRDERNRRISLILLYEKKHEKAGVMRVPELSGNSPEVNETPPAQSPGGAR
- the motA gene encoding flagellar motor stator protein MotA is translated as MFAVIGAIVVLGCVLGGYALEHGNFSVLLQPAELLIIGGAALGGFIIQAPPKIIKLVFADIKRILSGKTYGKADYLEALSLMSEIFFKIRREGLISIEEDVEKPKNSPIFKKYKKFSANHGFLDFVTDTLRTVMSTSIAAHDLDALLDAELEAHHEEALTPSKVIGNVADALPGLGIVAAVLGVVITMGKIDEPPSVLGHHVGAALVGTFLGVLLCYGYVGPMSKNLEALATEDHQYLMMLKVILVAFVRGEAPQVAVEFGRRVIPHQVRPSFAEVETAISKVKK